A part of Ictalurus furcatus strain D&B chromosome 8, Billie_1.0, whole genome shotgun sequence genomic DNA contains:
- the rnf20 gene encoding E3 ubiquitin-protein ligase BRE1A, whose amino-acid sequence MSAQKRPCDPSSSAGAPPEKRRDRDGGDGGEGLSTGASNAVETVIKLGGVSNSEEQDIKALQVKNRKLGDALDQRQVIEDELRERVERLETRQATDDASLLILNRYWNQFDENMRLIARHYDQSGSQPVDSQPGEGRSLKPGTPEPDGDSNQERAKDRGPQGEGVSSFLAMLASSSTEEMEAELQERVESSRKQASCVVEICESLKSTVDQLKKDQDSDADGSLLEIAARLNTLLANENERLRQLTDDLKQKHSHMTSESRSLARAASRADNRISELQVSVEELQWDTEKIRRRENRLNTHLGEVLERLNSKGYKVCGEASSVCGTITINKRKFEEMNSELEENRELADNRLSELQKLQQDLQTVVQENNNMKMELMCRAEGLVRETAEYRCLQSQFSVLYNESLGLKAQLDETRARLNTTRAARLRQLDHMENDEVSLQRKVRTEVIQLEDTLAQVRKEYEMLRIEFEQTLAANEQAGPINREMRHLISTLQTHNQQMKGEVVKFKLRLREAQQELNQLRAAKGNPAVQSQSSTEMDVKEEPASILTSAASDVTLKAGSDNDPSTPTTTGVSVKTEPGTEPEGAIKEEEKEKDREEKKEKEKDQKERERLSRVAVKEEKEKPGTSSSQSDDTPAERCAVIGGPKRKEVEQLKIVRVELKKAQESQREMKLLLDMYRSAPKEQRDKVQLMAAEKKTKAEAEELRQRLRDLEERERREGKKMADEEALRKIRLVEDQIDILNKKLSLAKQEEDALLSEMDVTGQAFEDMQEQNIRLMQQLREKDDANFKLMSERIKSNQIHKLLKEEKEELADQLLTLKTQVDAQLQVVRKLEEKERLLQGTISAAERELALRTQALDMNKRKAQESATLSEDLRAQLEGVQQRLKEVREEVIENSISREKESFNARRAQEDISKLRRKIEKAKKPAESMRNGDEILNEEINEYKARLTCPCCNSRVKDAVLTKCFHVFCFECVKTRYDTRQRKCPKCNAAFGANDFHRIYIG is encoded by the exons ATGTCTGCTCAGAAGCGGCCGTGTGATCCCAGCAGCTCCGCTGGTGCTCCGCCTGAGAAAAGGAGAGACCGAGACGGAGGAGACGGAGGCGAGGGTCTCAGCACCGGAGCAAGCAATGCCGTAGAGACGGTCATCAAACTGGGTGGCGTGTCCAACTCG gagGAACAGGATATTAAAGCACTGCAGGTGAAAAACAGAAAGTTGGGAGATGCCTTGGACCAAAGACAG GTTATAGAAGATGAATTGAGGGAACGAGTGGAAAGGCTTGAGACTCGCCAGGCTACTGATGACGCTAGCTTACTCATCCTTAACAGATACTGGAACCAG TTTGACGAGAATATGAGGTTGATTGCTCGCCACTATGACCAATCAGGAAGCCAGCCAGTGGACAGTCAGCCTGGCGAGGGGCGCAGCCTAAAGCCAGGGACACCGGAGCCGGATGGGGATTCTAATCAGGAGAGAGCAAAGGACAGAG GTCCGCAAGGAGAAGGAGTGAGCTCGTTTCTCGCCATGCTGGCCAGTAGTAGCACTGAGGAAATGGAGGCGGAGCTACAGGAGAGGGTGGAGTCCAGCCGTAAACAGGCCAGTTGCGTGGTAGAGATTTGCGAGAGCTTAAAGAGCACCGTAGATCAACTTAAGAAGGACCAGGATTCTGACGCAG ACGGTAGCCTCTTGGAAATTGCTGCTCGATTAAACACCTTACTGGCCAATGAGAACGAACGCCTTCGTCAGCTGACAGATGACCTCAAACAAAAACATAGTCACATGACCAGTGAG TCTCGTTCCCTGGCGCGTGCTGCTAGTCGTGCTGATAACAGAATAAGTGAACTGCAGGTGTCAGTAGAGGAACTGCAATGGGACACAGAGAAGATCCGCCGCAGGGAAAACCGTCTCAACACACATCTGGGGGAGGTGCTGgagagg CTAAACAGTAAAGGCTATAAAGTATGCGGCGAGGCCAGCAGTGTGTGCGGGACCATCACTATCAACAAGAGGAAG TTCGAGGAGATGAACAGCGAGTTGGAGGAGAACAGGGAGCTGGCAGACAACCGCCTTAGCGAGCTGCAGAAACTACAGCAGGACCTGCAGACCGTCGTCCAGGAGAACAACAACATGAAG ATGGAGCTCATGTGCAGGGCCGAGGGATTGGTGAGAGAGACGGCAGAGTATCGGTGTCTGCAGTCCCAGTTCTCTGTGCTTTATAACGAATCTCTGGGGCTGAAGGCCCAGCTGGATGAGACCAGAGCTCGCCTGAACACAACCAGAGCCGCCCGCCTTCGCCAACTCGACCACATGGAG aacgATGAGGTGTCTCTGCAGCGTAAAGTTCGTACCGAAGTGATTCAGCTGGAGGACACGCTGGCTCAAGTGCGCAAGGAGTACGAGATGCTGAGGATCGAGTTTGAGCAAACGCTCGCCGCCAACGAGCAAGCAG GCCCAATAAATCGCGAGATGCGTCACCTTATCAGCACGTTGCAGACGCATAACCAGCAGATGAAGGGAGAGGTTGTCAAATTCAAACTCCGACTCAGAGAGGCCCAGCAAGAGCTCAACCAG CTGCGTGCTGCGAAGGGTAACCCTGCCGTCCAATCGCAATCAAGCACAGAGATGGATGTAAAAGAAGAACCCGCCTCCATTTTAACGTCTGCTGCCTCTGATGTCACTTTGAAAGCGGGATCAGATAACGACCCGTCCACACCCACTACCACTG GAGTTTCAGTTAAGACTGAGCCTGGAACTGAACCTGAAGGtgcaataaaagaagaagagaaggagaaagacagagaggagaagaaggaaaaagagaaagatcagaaagagagagagaggttaagTCGCGTGGCAgtgaaagaggagaaggagaaaccAGGCACTAgcagcagccaatcagacgACACACCGGCTGAACGCTGTGCTGTGATCGGAGGGCCAAAGAGAAAGGAAGTGGAGCAACTGAAAATCGTCAGGGTGGAGCTTAA GAAAGCCCAAGAGTCTCAGAGAGAGATGAAGCTCTTGCTAGACATGTATCGCTCTGCCCCAAAGGAACAGAGGGACAAAGTGCAACTGATGGCTGCAGAGAAAAAGACCAAAGCTGag gcagAGGAGCTACGTCAGCGCCTGCGGGAtctggaggagagggagaggagggaaggaaagaagatGGCTGATGAGGAAGCTCTGAGAAAGATCCGCTTAGTAGAGGATCAGATTGACATCCTCAACAAGAAGCTCTCCCTTGCCAAGCAg GAGGAGGACGCCTTGCTGAGCGAGATGGACGTCACCGGACAGGCCTTCGAGGACATGCAGGAACAGAACATCCGCTTGATGCAGCAGCTCCGCGAGAAGGACGACGCCAACTTCAAGCTCATGAGCGAGCGCATTAAATCCAACCAGATCCACAAGCtcctgaaagaagaaaaagaagagctgGCCGACCAACTGCTCACGCTGAAAACACAG GTGGATGCTCAGCTGCAGGTTGTGAGGAAGCTGGAGGAGAAAGAGCGCCTCCTGCAGGGCACCATTAgtgctgcagagagagagctggCTCTGCGCACACAAGCCCTGGACATGAACAAACGCAAG GCCCAAGAGTCTGCAACGCTGTCGGAGGATTTACGGGCTCAGCTGGAAGGAGTGCAGCAGAGACTGAAGGAAGTCCGTGAGGAGGTGATCGAGAACAGCATCTCCAGGGAGAAAGAGTCCTTCAATGCCCGCCGTGCACag GAGGACATATCCAAACTGCGCAGGAAGATTGAGAAAGCCAAGAAACCCGCCGAGAGCATGCGCAACGGCGACGAGATACTTAACGAGGAAATTAACGAATACAAG GCCCGATTGACGTGTCCGTGCTGCAACTCTCGCGTAAAGGACGCCGTGCTGACAAAGTGCTTCCACGTCTTCTGCTTCGAGTGCGTGAAGACGCGTTACGATACGCGCCAGAGGAAGTGCCCGAAGTGCAACGCCGCCTTCGGCGCCAACGATTTCCACCGCATCTACATCGGATAG
- the si:dkey-74k8.3 gene encoding transmembrane protein 109 has protein sequence MILRGGRTESAVWKKLLGVGLLVLTTLTVRCEGGKMKLEDTLRTCYRLTDVAESLRLRVDSVVGAHTTEKCLMVLDMALHFVAEGAAGGLNVITVYVAEILRATGVGDPVSIPHFTPEGMAVAAKWMLLALISYWLLCAVLRLTVALLRRGFWMLKIIVLVFFFSRIISDPKASSEITLMRLFLLVMFTAVWSVATGRKSGTDLTSLESRLARLEDKVAVMEKCKNGVTRD, from the exons atgattttgCGTGGCGGTCGTACTGAGAGTGCGGTCTGGAAGAAGTTGCTCGGTGTGGGGCTGCTCGTGCTCACGACGCTCACAGTGAGGTGTGAAGGGGGAAAGATGAAACTCGAGGACACATTGAGAACTTGCTACAGACTGACGGATGTGGCGGAGAGTCTGCGCCTTCGTGTGGACTCGGTAGTTGGAGCCCACACGACCGAAAAGTGCTTGATG GTCTTAGACATGGCGCTGCACTTTGTAGCAGAAGGTGCTGCTGGTGGCCTGAACGTCATCACTGTTTACGTGGCTGAGATTCTGCGCGCAACTGGAGTAGGCG ATCCCGTGTCCATTCCTCACTTCACCCCTGAGGGCATGGCCGTTGCAGCAAAGTGGATGTTACTGGCGTTGATTAGTTACTGGCTGCTGTGCGCGGTGTTGCGTTTAACTGTAGCATTGTTACGGCGGGGGTTCTGGATGCTGAAGATCATCGTGCTCGTGTTTTTCTTCAGTCGGATCATCAGTGATCCAAAGGCGTCCTCTGAAATCACGCTCATGCGTTTGTTCCTGCTGGTGATGTTCACGGCTGTGTGGAGCGTAGCCACTGGGAGGAAGAGCGGGACAGACCTGACCAGCCTGGAGAGTCGATTGGCGAGACTGGAGGACAAAGTGGCCGTGATGGAGAAGTGTAAAAACGGAGTAACGAGAGACTAA